A part of Rhodamnia argentea isolate NSW1041297 chromosome 8, ASM2092103v1, whole genome shotgun sequence genomic DNA contains:
- the LOC115741362 gene encoding putative cytochrome c oxidase subunit 5C-4, translated as MMSPSWFLLLPLRFTFLGWPLQFFVGHQKRRRERGGGEQMAASRKVAHAAYRGPSIVKEIVYGIALGISAGLVWKMHHWNNQRRTKEFHVSA; from the exons ATGATGAGCCCCTCTTGGTTTCTGCTTCTCCCGCTTCGCTTCACCTTCCTCGGTTGGCCGTTGCAGTTCTTCGTCGGTCACCAGAAGCGAAG gagagagagaggggggggggagcAAATGGCTGCTTCGCGTAAGGTGGCGCACGCCGCTTACCGGGGACCGAGCATCGTGAAAGAGATCGTCTACGGTATAGCCCTGGGGATCTCCGCGGGGCTGGTGTGGAAGATGCACCACTGGAATAACCAGAGGAGGACCAAGGAGTTCCACGTATCTGCTTGA